A genome region from Eretmochelys imbricata isolate rEreImb1 chromosome 8, rEreImb1.hap1, whole genome shotgun sequence includes the following:
- the SLC26A2 gene encoding sulfate transporter: protein MAAEVELSHVQSASEMAEGENDTHIFQPTMFLEPQETSVDMKALLVKKVTKTCSCTPTEVKDLIFSFLPVLQWVPKYKLREYLLGDIMSGVIVGILLVPQSIAYSLLAGQEPIYGLYTSFFASIIYFLFGTSRHISVGIFGVLCLMVGQVVDREVQRAGYDIEPSVHSGLQRDMVIYVNTTTLAVNQTSQPLLCDRSCYAITVGATVTFIAGVYQVAMGFFQVGFVSVYLSDSLLGGFVTGASFTILTSQVKYLLGLDIPRSNGTGSLITTWINIFRNIHKTNICDLITSFLCLLVLVPTKELNDHFKSRLKAPIPIELVVVVAATLASHFGKLKENYGSSVAGHIPTGFLPPQPPKWDLISSVAMDAVAIAIIGFAITVSLSEMFAKKHGYTVKANQEMYAIGFCNIIPSFFHCFTTSAALAKTLVKESTGCRTQISGVVTALVILLVLLLIAPLFYSLQKCVLGVITIVNLRGALQKFRDLPKMWHLSKVDTVIWLVTMVASALLSTEIGLLIGVCFSMLCVIVRTQRPEAPLLGWVVETEMYESLSAYKNLKTKPGIVVFRFEAPLYYINKECFKSMLYKQTGVNPAGVQAAKKRAAKRMLKEKMVNSGGSQVDVAVQLVTEPLVFHTLVIDCCAIQFLDTAGIHTLKEICKDYGEIGIQVLLAQCNASVRSSLHRGEYFKKEEQNLLFHSVHQAVDFALAAHKQNGCWKGNNYV from the exons ATGGCGGCAGAAGTGGAACTCAGCCATGTCCAATCAGCATCTGAAATGGCAGAGGGAGAGAatgacacacacatttttcaacCCACGATGTTCCTGGAGCCTCAAGAGACGAGCGTTGATATGAAGGCACTTCTGGTCAAGAAAGTGACGAAAACTTGCAGCTGCACCCCGACCGAAGTTAAAGACCTGATTTTCAGTTTTCTCCCTGTCTTGCAGTGGGTCCCCAAATATAAACTGAGAGAGTACCTCCTGGGAGATATAATGTCTGGTGTGATAGTGGGCATCCTGCTGGTCCCACAGTCCATTGCCTATTCCCTGTTGGCTGGCCAGGAACCTATATATGGTCTTTACACATCCTTTTTTGCCAGCATTATTTATTTCCTATTTGGTACCTCTCGTCATATATCAGTTGGCATTTTTGGTGTGCTTTGCCTTATGGTGGGACAGGTGGTGGATCGTGAGGTACAGAGAGCTGGGTATGACATAGAGCCCAGTGTTCATAGTGGCCTTCAGAGAGATATGGTTATTTATGTAAATACCACCACTTTGGCTGTGAACCAGACATCACAACCGCTGTTATGTGATAGAAGTTGCTATGCAATTACTGTGGGAGCCACGGTGACCTTCATAGCTGGAGTTTATCAG GTTGCTATGGGCTTCTTTCAGGTGGGCTTTGTCTCAGTGTACCTCTCTGATTCCTTACTCGGCGGATTTGTCACAGGTGCCTCCTTTACTATCCTAACATCCCAAGTGAAGTATCTTCTGGGCCTGGACATTCCACGCAGCAATGGCACTGGCTCCCTCATAACCACTTGGATAAACATCTTCAGAAACATCCACAAGACCAACATCTGCGACCTCATCACCAGCTTCTTGTGTCTCCTTGTCCTCGTCCCAACCAAAGAGCTGAATGATCACTTTAAATCCAGGCTCAAGGCCCCCATACCCATTGAACTGGTCGTGGTTGTGGCAGCTACGCTGGCATCTCATTTTGGGAAGCTGAAGGAGAATTATGGCTCCAGTGTTGCTGGACACATTCCAACTGGGTTCCTGCCACCCCAGCCACCCAAATGGGATCTGATTTCTAGTGTGGCGATGGATGCTGTTGCCATAGCCATTATTGGCTTTGCTATCACTGTGTCCCTCTCAGAGATGTTCGCCAAGAAGCATGGTTACACAGTTAAGGCCAATCAGGAAATGTACGCCATTGGCTTTTGCAACATTATTCCCTCTTTCTTCCACTGCTTCACAACTAGTGCAGCTCTTGCCAAGACTCTTGTCAAAGAGTCAACGGGCTGCAGAACTCAGATCTCCGGGGTGGTGACCGCATTGGTCATCCTATTAGTTCTGCTTTTGATTGCACCTCTCTTCTACTCCCTTCAGAAGTGTGTCCTAGGGGTCATAACCATTGTGAACCTCAGAGGAGCCCTGCAGAAGTTCAGGGATCTGCCCAAAATGTGGCATCTGAGCAAAGTGGACACAGTGATCTGGTTAGTCACGATGGTCGCTTCGGCACTGCTAAGTACTGAAATTGGCCTGCTGATTGGTGTCTGCTTCTCAATGCTGTGCGTCATTGTGAGGACTCAGAGACCAGAGGCACCATTGCTTGGCTGGGTGGTAGAGACTGAAATGTATGAATCCCTGTCTGCCTACAAAAACCTGAAGACTAAGCCAGGCATTGTGGTTTTCCGTTTCGAAGCACCTCTCTACTATATCAACAAAGAATGCTTTAAATCCATGCTGTATAAGCAGACTGGAGTCAACCCAGCCGGGGTGCAGGCAGCCAAGAAAAGGGCAGCAAAGCGAATGCTTAAAGAGAAAATGGTGAATTCTGGTGGCAGCCAGGTGGATGTTGCAGTGCAGCTTGTCACTGAGCCATTGGTGTTTCACACCCTAGTGATTGACTGCTGCGCAATACAGTTCTTGGACACAGCTGGGATCCACACGCTTAAAGAGATCTGCAAAGATTATGGGGAGATAGGCATCCAAGTGCTGCTGGCCCAGTGCAATGCCTCTGTGAGGAGTTCCCTGCACCGGGGAGAATACTTTAAAAAAGAGGAACAGAACCTCCTCTTCCACAGTGTGCACCAGGCTGTGGACTTTGCATTGGCTGCACATAAGCAAAATGGGTGCTGGAAAGGTAACAACTATGTGTAG